The Dendropsophus ebraccatus isolate aDenEbr1 chromosome 6, aDenEbr1.pat, whole genome shotgun sequence nucleotide sequence cgctgtccccggctgatgcgcggctgccgggggtgtcccgtcctatccccggcagcgcggcgcatcagtgagctctctgtacgccggggctgtgacttctgacacaggaagcgtctctgacgcgcgcttcctgtgccggaagtcagggccccaggcagctcactgatgcgccgcgctgccggggataggatgggacacccccggcagccgcgcatcagccggggatacttaaagagacagcgcgccgccgctggggccagtcgcaaatggcgcccagattaataaatctgggcgccatttgcaaaatatcagtcgcattggcgaccattttggtcgccatctggagccctgtacatgttacatatcgttgtaatcgtaacaacttgaagaacatatataacaagtcagttttaccccagggcgaacggcgtaaaaacgaaaataaataaataaataaaagaaatgcgttttttttttcaatttcaccatacaatgaattttattctggtttcgcagtgtactttataaaaaaaactcagcctgtcattgcaaagtacaattagtggcgcaaaaaacaagggctcatgtgggtttctaggttaaaaaatgcaagtgctatggccttttaagcacaaggagggaaaaacgaaaacgcaaaaattgaaattggcccggtcctctaaggattAAACCTCTTAATGACTGATGACGCGAGCCCTTTCTCTACTGTGCCGTCCTTGGCTGCTACTGTAGCTATTTTACTAATTAACCatacgcacccatacagtacCCTACACAACCATACCGACCCATACGGAACCTTACACAACCATACACAAccatatgcacccatacagaaccttaCACAACCAACTGTAGCCAGTGCTAGCCTCCGAAAAAACTACAGCAGCACTTACATTTACCATCTCACCGGCTGCTGTGCGACGTCAGCACGCGGTGGAATTCAACATTCTATATGTTGTCCAGGGTGTGTAAGCAGCAAAGAGCATTGATAGAATACCAGCACCAAAAACCACATGTGCCTCCAACTCAGCTTCCTCAGTTCGCCAACCATGAGTGGCTATGGATGGCAGACATAAGCGAAAGGGagtccaccaagagggtcaggctcacctcaagggcctcaactcCACTTTAAAAGGTTCACCTCAAGGGCAAGAAAATCTATTTTTAAAAGGTTTCCATGAGACCCATGCTCCCTTATGTGTAATAAGGGCATATGGAAGTGGCAGATGTAAAGAGGACGTGTCTaaccacatcacacatacataatgACAGCGGTGAGTGCTGTTTGATTttcccctttcccctgtggttgtcataggcaatgtgATTTTAAGGGGTGCacgaaaatgtttcttttacttaaaatgtggctttctgtccatactactgtaaaggaaagatggtttttcatgttttttttttttcactttacaaagaggttatattgtgtataatactgcaacttgggcatgcttcccctgctgtcccagttgcattgcagaggtgttggcatcattggCATCTACTTAAatcaaattttaaaattttgaatatttcactactcgctcatctaaTATTAGAAATAATGGGCAACATGGTGTATACTAGCGCTGAGCGATAATGGCCTATATTAATATTACAGTTAATCATACATGCAGCTGCTGTAATGATAATTATCACGCCCCTTTTGCAAGCCGAACTGGCAATATTTTGTTTccgtaaagtaaaaaaaaagtaactcactgagcagcaacccaatattgccattattattatttgtcattatcaGAGGGTCTCAGCAAAGAcctggatgtgtactgtatatacagttatacagccactacaggaagggtatacacaggtatacagccagtaCAGGACGTgaagtgtgtacatagctgtatacatgtcttatagcgtgtatatagctgtatacctgtgtatacatgtcctgtagtgtgtatatgttcacactacaggacagtatacagaggtatacagctatgtacaaactacagaacatgtatacaaaGATATACaaccactacaggacgtgtatacacaggtatatagctatgtacacattacaggacgtgtatacacaggtatactgccactacaggacatgtatatacaggtatacagtagagatgagcgaaccttgtgcatgctcgagttcatccgaacccgagtgttcagcatttgattagctggggctactgaagttggataaagccctaaggctatgtggaaaacatggatatagtcattggctgtatccatgttttccagacaaccttagagctttatccaacttcagcagccactgctaatcaaatgccgaacgctcgggtttggatgaactcaagcatgctcaaggttcgctcatctctagtatacagctatgCAGATCACCATTCCCTATTCCTGGTACAATCTCCTTCCCTTTCCCATCAAAACACATGCATTCATATGTATAAGAGGATCACAAGAGATATCTTTCAGCAGAGCTGCAAgttcatgtatatggggaggtcaggggttatcatggattagaagagagaagagaaacaCTTGTAACAcgtcaaaatgtttttttaagaGGGTGACATTTTTTTCAGTCCCCAACATTAGAAGGATAAAGGTGAAGTATAAAGAAGGGGGGGCCACTCCAAGATGCTGTCGTGCTGGCCGGGCTCTGATACACCGATGAAGGAGGGTGGGGGTGGCTGCCACAGCTCTTAAATGCTGTGGTGCTGGCCGCTCTGGATCtgctggatgtgtgtgtgtgtggggtgggggggtggggatcAATGGCGCTCTGACACCCtgtgctggctgtgtgtgtgtgtgtgtggggggggtcgggGTTACGCTCTGACATGCCGGGCCGGGCTGGGGGCGCTCTGACACGCTGTGCCAGATGGGGTACCCTCTGAGGGGGGTGCGCTCTGACactcattttgggatgacatttttgGGCCATAAAGTtatggactcaacatacaattgtttcaacatacaatggtcatgcCAGAACCAATATTGTATACTAAGGGACAATTGTATATTgtactcccctatagatcagtgatacgctatatactgtactctcctatagatcagtaaCATGCCATATACTGTATTCTCCTGTAGATCAGTAACGCGCTATACACTgtactctcctatagatcagtaacatgctatatactgtactctcCTATAGACCAGTaacatgctatatactgtactctcctatagatcagtaacatgctatatactgtactctcCTATAGACCAGTAacatgctatatactgtagtctcctatagatcagtaacatgctatatactgtattctcCTATTGACCAGTAgcgcgctatatactgtactctcctatagatcagtaacatgctatatactgtactctcCTAGAGATCAGTAACATGCCATATACTgtactctcctatagatcagtaaCATGCCATATACTGTATTCTCCTATAGATCAGTAACGCGCTATGCACTGTACTCTCCTATAGACCAGtaacatgctgtatactgtactctcctatagatcagtaacatgctatatactgtactctcCTATAGACCATTaacatgctatatactgtactctcCTATAGACCAGTAACATGCTATACACTgtactctcctatagatcagtaacatgctatatactgtactctcCTATAGACCAGTaacatgctatatactgtactctcCTATAGACCAGTaacatgctatatactgtactctcCTATAGACCAGTaacatgctatatactgtactctcctatagatcagtaacatgctatatactgtattctcCTATAGACCAGTAgcgcgctatatactgtactctcctatagatcagtaacatgctatatactgtattctcCTATAGACCAGTAgcgcgctatatactgtactctcCTATAGACCAGTAACATGCTATACACTgtactctcctatagatcagtaacatgctatatactgtactctcctatagatcagtaaCATGCTATACACTGTACCCTCCTATAGACCAGTaacatgctatatactgtactctcCTATAGACCAGTaacatgctatatactgtactctcctatagatcagtagcgggctatatactgtattctcCTAGAGATCAGTaacatgctatatactgtactctcctatagatcagtaaCATGCTATACACTGTACCCTCCTATAGACCAGTaacatgctatatactgtactctcCTATAGACCAGTaacatgctatatactgtactctcctatagatcagtaacatgctatatactgtattctcCTAGAGATCAGTaacatgctatatactgtactctcCTAGAGATCAGTAACATGCTATACACTGTACCCTCCTATAGACCAGTaacatgctatatactgtactctcCTATAGACCAGTaacatgctatatactgtactctcctatagatcagtagcgggctatatactgtattctcCTAGAGATCAGTaacatgctatatactgtactctcCTAGAGATCAGTaacatgctatatactgtattctcCTAGAGATCAGTaacatgctatatactgtattctcCTAGAGATCAGTaacatgctatatactgtattcttCTAGAAATCAGTAATGACTGGTCACATgcattacactatatatacttATAGATCAGGTGCTTATGCTGTTTAGATGGACACCAACCTGCCAATCACAATCAGCTAGGTATGAGATTGCTGATCATATGTCAATATCCCAAAGCATCACTCACTGTATACACATCATGGAGTACACGTACAGTACTTCTATACACTGGctgtgtatagggtatatatatataatataggctgTACATGCTCTGGAGACCGGACTCACCAAATCAATGAAGGTGAGAAACTTCCAGCTGCCCCCATAGGTCTGGTGCGCGGGCATCTCTATGGCCTTGTAGTGGCATAGCACGGACAGGTATGACAGCAGGATGGCCACCCGCAGCACCTGGCATGGAATCAGCGCCATGACAGGCCCCTGCGCCGGGGAGTAGTGGAGGTCAGAGCGCCGCGCAGCCCTCCCTCCCGCTCACTCTATGTCACTTCTTATTTTACTACCTCCTTCATTTAGCGTCTGGGAGGGGAGCGGGGACATACTGCTGGTACCAAGCATCCAGCGGAGGAAGAGGATGAGGGGTTGTTATGGTTACCGGGACAgcgctgctggggggggggcaataagaACGTGGTGACGTCATGCACAGAGCGTAGACTCTTAGAAGCCTGTGCTCGTGACGTCATGCGCTGTGATGCGCACAGAGGAGATGCCAGACGTTTAATCACGTGCCTGTCAGTGCTCCTCATTTCTAGCtgtacatgcaggaagaggacgGAGGCCGGTGattggggggggcacagagagggagaagggGCTAGGCAGCTGAGCGAGGTGTTGCTGCCCCCcacccatagacttgtataggtAAACCACTGATTTCCAATATTAAATGATGGGAGATTCTTGGTATTTAATGCAAGTGCTTTTGTACATGATTTATTGGAAATAGAGTATCTGACATTTTGGTGGTGACACCTTTATCTAGGGGTCTCCGGGACCTAGCCTCGCTGGAACCTACACGTCTCCACCTCCCAGTGCACATACCTCCCAatttttgctgggaggaaagaaggacagtcacggcaatgtgccacgccccaatagccacgcccccataaccACATCACCgattaccattatataggaaacaaatatcaccaccagatcttcaccacatagtgacttatcccccccttataccattactacataacatccactatacacagagcagtactctccctcagcactgaccatatagcggtatattaggctgtacacctgcagaccttataggtgattgtattgcagttattcagtgactcacaggggacgtcttctcttgttgatcacttttgtgtttctttgccatcatgcacggccatcttgaaaacctctccggccatctgtgagacaaacattttaggctcctctccagtatcatcctcatctgcttcacagtaactctctgtgcccccatatggtacagacccctctgtgtctTCATATCTCATTGTAGTATCCCTCCTCCCCCTAGTTAATCCCACTctagtacccccctccccatacgtcacactgtagtaacccccatctccccataggacacactgtagtaacccccatcttcccataggacacactgtagtaacccccatcttcccataggacacactgtactaACCCCCTTCTTCCCATAGGACACGCTGTAGTAACCCctatctccccataggacacactgtagtaacccccatcttcccataggacacactgtacactgtactaaCCCCCTTCTTCCCATAGGACacgctgtagtaacccccatctccccataggacacgctgtagtaacccccatcttccCATAGGACacgctgtagtaacccccatcttccCATAGGACACGCCGTAAAAACCCCCATCTTCTCATAGGACACAccgtagtaacccccatctccccataggacacaccgtagtaacccccatcttctAATAGGACACACcatagtaacccccatctccccatagggcacactgtagtaacccccatcttcccataggacacactgtaacccccatctccccataggacacactgtagcaacccccatccccccataggacacactgtagtaacccccatctccccataggacacactgtagtaacccccatcttcccataggacacactgtagtaacccccatctccctatagcacacactgtagtaacccccatcttcccataggacacactgtactaACCCCATTCTTCCCATAGGACacgctgtagtaacccccatctccccataggacacgctgtagtaacccccatcttccCATAGGACACGCCGTAAAAACCCCCATCTTCTCATAGGACACAccgtagtaacccccatctccccataggacacaccgtagtaacccccatcttcccataggacacactgtaacccccatctccccataggacacactgtagcaacccccatccccccataggacacactgtagtaacccccatcttccaataggacacactgtagtaacccccatctccctataggacacactgtagtaacccccatctccccataggacacactgtagtaaccagCATCTCCCCATAGCGGCAGTGTGTAGGAgacagacaggagagaagagacagagtgcaggtaccgcggggctggagcagagagcttccggggcagcagctgagctgtgtgtgaagCTGTCTGCTCCAGAAGGTCTCTGCATGTGCGAATAGCGTCCATGAAGCCACCTGACACTGTCAGGAGCCGCTGacactgtcagatggcttcagtgaCGCCTGTGGGACACGGGACGGCGGGATATCACCCCCAAATCGCGACTGTACCATTGAATCCGGgatagttgggaggtatgctagtACAGAGTAACCGCACACTCCCATGCTCCCTGTTGTAACTAGGCAGACCATCCTCATCTTTTACCATCATTACGCTAAGGACCAAGAGTCTCCTATCATTTAATATTGAAACTCAGTGGATTACTTATACAAGTCTGTGTCTGATTTTTCACTGAAACACTAACTTCTGAATGCTATTGCTTGCGCCATGATTAGGCTGGAGAAGACAACCAGAAGAGAAGAAGACCCAGGAAGAAGCCAGGACTAAGTGAGTATAATGGTTTGGGTTTTTTTGTGTTGTggcaatgcaggggacaatatTGCTGTGACAGCACTTAGGACATTATTACTGTTGGGTCACAGCACAGGGCAgtactactat carries:
- the AIG1 gene encoding androgen-induced gene 1 protein isoform X6 — protein: MALIPCQVLRVAILLSYLSVLCHYKAIEMPAHQTYGGSWKFLTFIDLAV